In Chitinispirillales bacterium ANBcel5, a single window of DNA contains:
- a CDS encoding peptidoglycan-binding protein, giving the protein MYQYSFPLNLGFGTDITKETIEKIYKHIEETFPGGYYPIGGNTVWHGGVHLMPDEDKEVYASLPGKIVAARLPEDENLAIRHYGSSNFILMKHSWQEKQFYSLYMHLKNVELREGDKNFESIGWLFNREERESIIDQLKTGSVIKLDIPVNAGDTLWISSEFGSSSSRRKILHWEIFSQNRLVENPAPEDSEGNKEWVLIEDDETDYNVDCKKVLSFFPQEMLEDDNLTIEELIQFYSENPDGNAHKLRYAICKFIPEWAIQDLETAVSNLKNKGFSSYGLVNRIRPYVWWHEAKKAGVDLPDATHVWHYNPVKLMEVFSAPSQFYGGYVLKKGDNDSNKTFGGNLTDSDGEYVRELQQDLLRLGYWISNPSSTTGKGMVVDGDFGEGTENALKTFQFEHYVVQPDGSKNVEYKNRITGELDKETADKIKEKIENIGDKVWDRPGHKPHAEWEVPENGEYKATYTPNRKFKPDGVLFYQLPPSEGYYRFNPSSGERKKYQRGNSWKCTPYKIFDDDDAEWMMADCWGTLEQITLMKEIGDKWLSENGEVRTVKDSDEKSEAVKPFRIGEISGFNGGAMGGHSGHQDGNSADLNRSGSNSMCHVGYYSDVYHRNQTYLLCRLLVEAGIRKIQFNCHYIIKNLERVQECPAHHHHIHFDGSQSQSHLPMGNNRRTTCADCNLEDSCEYRIHKVRYNSEWDDYDEEENYINKGNGVVRLFDSSNQKIALTKAEWEQKQIFALSEVKKEPGNDEDIKVEEGKN; this is encoded by the coding sequence ATGTACCAATACTCATTTCCTTTAAATCTTGGTTTTGGAACAGATATTACCAAGGAAACTATAGAAAAGATTTACAAACATATAGAAGAGACTTTTCCCGGCGGATACTATCCAATTGGCGGTAATACAGTTTGGCATGGCGGAGTACATCTGATGCCCGATGAGGATAAGGAGGTTTATGCCAGTTTGCCCGGCAAAATTGTAGCAGCACGTCTTCCAGAGGATGAAAACCTGGCAATTCGGCACTACGGGAGCAGTAATTTTATTCTTATGAAGCACAGTTGGCAGGAAAAACAGTTTTACTCTCTTTATATGCATCTAAAGAATGTCGAACTCAGGGAAGGTGACAAAAATTTTGAAAGTATCGGATGGCTTTTTAACAGAGAAGAGAGGGAGAGTATAATTGATCAGCTTAAAACTGGTAGTGTCATTAAACTCGATATCCCGGTAAATGCTGGTGATACACTCTGGATTAGCAGCGAATTCGGTTCGAGTAGTTCACGAAGAAAGATTCTTCATTGGGAAATATTTTCTCAGAACCGCCTTGTGGAAAATCCAGCACCGGAAGATAGTGAAGGTAACAAAGAGTGGGTTCTCATCGAAGATGATGAAACCGATTACAATGTTGATTGTAAAAAAGTTCTAAGTTTTTTTCCACAGGAAATGCTTGAAGACGATAACCTTACAATTGAAGAACTTATCCAGTTTTACAGCGAGAATCCCGATGGTAATGCGCACAAGCTCAGATATGCTATATGTAAATTTATACCTGAATGGGCGATCCAGGATTTAGAGACAGCTGTAAGCAATCTTAAGAACAAAGGGTTCTCATCCTACGGCCTTGTAAACAGGATCAGGCCTTATGTGTGGTGGCATGAAGCAAAGAAGGCTGGAGTTGATCTGCCTGATGCAACTCATGTGTGGCACTATAACCCGGTAAAATTAATGGAGGTGTTTTCTGCTCCTTCACAATTCTACGGGGGGTATGTGCTTAAAAAAGGTGACAATGACTCAAATAAGACTTTTGGAGGTAACCTTACCGACAGTGATGGTGAATATGTGAGGGAGCTTCAGCAGGATTTACTTCGTCTTGGTTACTGGATCAGTAATCCTTCAAGCACTACCGGAAAAGGAATGGTTGTAGATGGTGATTTCGGGGAGGGGACAGAAAATGCCCTGAAGACATTTCAGTTTGAGCACTATGTTGTACAGCCGGATGGGAGCAAGAATGTAGAATACAAAAACAGGATTACCGGTGAACTGGATAAGGAAACAGCAGATAAGATAAAGGAGAAGATAGAAAACATTGGAGACAAGGTATGGGACAGGCCGGGGCATAAGCCGCACGCGGAATGGGAAGTACCCGAAAATGGCGAGTATAAGGCAACATATACTCCTAACCGGAAGTTTAAGCCGGATGGGGTTCTTTTTTACCAACTACCTCCCTCAGAGGGGTATTATCGTTTTAATCCATCTTCAGGTGAAAGAAAGAAATATCAAAGAGGAAATAGTTGGAAGTGCACCCCATACAAGATATTTGATGATGATGATGCAGAGTGGATGATGGCTGATTGCTGGGGAACACTTGAACAGATAACACTTATGAAAGAGATTGGTGATAAATGGCTTTCTGAAAACGGTGAGGTGAGAACGGTTAAAGACTCCGATGAAAAATCAGAAGCAGTAAAACCTTTTCGCATTGGCGAAATATCGGGATTTAACGGAGGCGCGATGGGTGGACACAGCGGTCATCAGGACGGGAATTCAGCAGATCTCAACCGCTCAGGAAGCAACTCGATGTGTCACGTCGGGTATTATTCAGATGTATATCACCGCAACCAGACTTATTTGCTGTGCAGGTTGCTTGTGGAGGCAGGGATAAGAAAAATCCAGTTTAATTGTCATTACATTATCAAAAATTTGGAGCGGGTGCAAGAATGTCCCGCTCATCATCACCATATTCATTTCGATGGCTCTCAATCCCAGTCACATCTACCAATGGGTAACAATCGGAGAACTACATGTGCAGACTGCAATTTAGAGGATAGCTGCGAATATAGAATACATAAAGTAAGATATAATAGCGAATGGGATGATTATGACGAAGAAGAAAATTATATAAATAAAGGAAATGGAGTAGTGAGGTTGTTTGATAGTAGTAACCAAAAAATTGCTTTAACAAAAGCAGAATGGGAACAAAAACAAATTTTTGCTTTAAGCGAAGTAAAAAAGGAGCCAGGAAATGATGAGGATATTAAGGTGGAAGAGGGTAAAAACTAA
- a CDS encoding VWA domain-containing protein, with protein MLQKSIFMLLVLCFALFAQEIPSSKPFTTIIENDDTRTFNIAVHLHSIIDEERRYQYEEVLTHMARGIWEMTNTGHRIGTIKIFQGVQEDDADIRFLQNGEPSATFAGINSGTGYISVGESDYLETAEGREALGYKLAREFARYTYAVNYQYASTNSGDNEENTTPAMPWYGDVPTVPSIMNEPENALEGAYHWLNFDTDISYVDGNAHGRVWNTSGWGLLLQNPLWDEDRGQHEVQPERVSFRSSLEDKAPTEDCTWEYDGETYSFMRVFLDHEDIPDVTFDWVEEDIEVLLIIDRSGSMGWPVLPDGTTPMEVVRKASKQLVSLFPRERTAIGVTSFAGGDGAHRVEHAITPISEDGVIEGIHDAIDNITVGGTTAIYDAAIFGLDLLNDYKDDNETQAIRFAILLSDGIDNRSEKTPDCVIENYKSSQAPLFTYGYGYDPDLVELDEMATSTGGHFYPNLFDEAEVRDSYTEAIGRAGGTDDIPTRTNGTEDVLAQNSLNLHTENTFMFYAENLMSDVDVIIDYEIDDGGISFMSSEPPTLNFEIRDSNNDLIYPAPTVTMIGQSALLNIKSDAFASHGEGWWTVELISSGDAQITNSTVLDHSAVKKPKLTVENLTGTVVTYPEPFLIAASVSYGKRVKEMTISATLENPEGDVIPVELRDDGLYGDAIANDGIYSAIFSDYDQDGIYILTVIANNYSDGSMLSQKNGTTSTSIPQFGRKRTLRIAVQGFMDDDHGNCPGTATLIALNDYPVPGKIDYAGDEDFFEVVTEDAEEDVIVRVSEMSHSMNAELTVFDADGNTIGYTNINVGNTVNGYLALRVAASDLGERLFIRVNDLDEYASGAIYRVSAGTEKRGDEVVGSPIEVYIKDEGLHENNIVKPRMYLKNTGDEPISGFTVCYYFTAEEGNTPVLADYYTPYSNLSLTHLGGNDYRVDYSYSVTLEPGQMLPDQSGNVIGIHYDNWAPMNKLNDFSNPGSSEFIKTDRIAVFSNDGVLISGSFPLE; from the coding sequence ATGTTACAAAAAAGTATTTTCATGTTGTTGGTTTTGTGCTTTGCGTTGTTTGCACAAGAAATTCCCTCATCAAAACCCTTTACCACAATAATCGAAAATGATGATACAAGGACCTTTAATATTGCTGTTCATCTGCACAGTATCATAGATGAAGAAAGGCGATATCAATACGAAGAAGTGCTAACTCATATGGCACGTGGTATTTGGGAAATGACAAATACGGGTCATAGGATCGGTACAATAAAGATTTTCCAGGGAGTGCAAGAAGATGATGCAGACATCCGTTTCCTGCAAAATGGAGAGCCTTCTGCAACCTTTGCTGGTATTAACTCCGGGACGGGTTATATTTCTGTGGGAGAATCAGATTATTTAGAAACAGCCGAGGGACGCGAAGCACTTGGTTACAAGCTGGCTCGTGAGTTCGCACGTTACACCTATGCAGTAAACTACCAATATGCTTCAACTAATTCAGGGGATAATGAGGAAAATACCACCCCCGCTATGCCTTGGTATGGTGATGTCCCAACCGTACCCAGTATTATGAATGAACCAGAGAACGCCTTAGAAGGTGCCTATCATTGGTTGAATTTTGATACAGATATTAGTTACGTAGATGGTAACGCACATGGACGTGTGTGGAATACAAGTGGTTGGGGACTTCTCCTCCAAAACCCCTTATGGGATGAAGATAGAGGTCAACATGAAGTTCAACCTGAGCGTGTCAGCTTTCGTTCATCATTGGAAGACAAAGCTCCTACAGAAGATTGTACATGGGAGTATGATGGCGAAACCTACTCTTTTATGAGGGTTTTTTTGGATCATGAGGACATACCTGATGTTACCTTCGATTGGGTAGAAGAAGATATTGAGGTTCTTTTAATAATCGACCGGTCAGGAAGTATGGGCTGGCCGGTGTTACCTGATGGGACCACTCCTATGGAAGTAGTTCGGAAAGCGAGTAAGCAATTAGTAAGCCTTTTCCCACGTGAGCGCACTGCTATCGGGGTAACATCATTTGCTGGTGGTGATGGTGCTCATAGAGTAGAACACGCTATTACCCCTATCAGTGAAGATGGCGTAATTGAAGGGATACACGATGCAATAGACAACATTACGGTAGGCGGAACCACAGCAATATATGATGCTGCAATTTTTGGGCTTGATCTGTTAAATGATTATAAGGACGACAACGAAACTCAGGCAATTCGATTTGCTATTCTACTTTCAGATGGCATAGACAATAGATCAGAAAAAACACCAGATTGTGTTATCGAAAACTATAAAAGTTCTCAGGCTCCTCTTTTTACCTATGGCTATGGTTATGATCCCGATTTAGTAGAGCTCGATGAAATGGCCACTAGTACAGGAGGACACTTTTATCCGAATTTGTTTGATGAAGCGGAAGTCAGAGATTCTTATACTGAAGCGATAGGACGTGCTGGTGGAACCGATGATATTCCAACCAGAACTAACGGAACTGAGGATGTTCTAGCCCAAAACTCATTGAATCTTCATACTGAAAACACATTTATGTTTTATGCTGAAAATTTAATGAGTGATGTTGACGTTATCATTGATTACGAAATTGATGACGGGGGGATCAGCTTCATGAGTTCTGAACCACCTACGCTCAATTTTGAGATCAGGGATTCCAATAACGACCTCATCTATCCTGCTCCAACAGTTACGATGATTGGACAATCCGCTCTGCTAAATATCAAATCCGATGCGTTCGCTTCCCACGGAGAGGGATGGTGGACCGTAGAGCTGATCTCCTCGGGAGATGCTCAAATAACCAACTCTACGGTACTTGACCACAGTGCGGTAAAAAAACCGAAACTTACTGTAGAAAACCTAACCGGAACCGTGGTAACCTATCCTGAGCCATTCCTTATTGCGGCATCCGTAAGCTATGGGAAGAGAGTTAAGGAGATGACAATTTCTGCAACCCTCGAAAACCCGGAAGGGGATGTAATTCCAGTTGAACTCAGGGATGACGGTTTATATGGAGATGCCATAGCAAATGATGGAATCTATTCAGCAATTTTTAGTGATTATGACCAGGATGGCATATACATCCTAACCGTTATAGCAAATAACTATAGCGATGGTTCGATGCTGAGCCAAAAAAACGGAACAACCTCAACATCAATACCACAGTTTGGACGTAAACGAACCCTTCGTATTGCAGTGCAGGGTTTTATGGATGATGATCATGGTAATTGCCCTGGAACTGCAACACTAATTGCACTTAATGATTATCCTGTACCTGGAAAAATTGACTATGCAGGGGATGAAGACTTTTTTGAAGTGGTGACTGAAGATGCTGAAGAGGATGTAATTGTTCGTGTTTCAGAGATGAGTCACTCGATGAACGCCGAGTTGACCGTTTTTGATGCTGATGGTAACACCATCGGTTATACGAACATAAACGTAGGTAACACAGTCAATGGCTATCTTGCGTTGAGAGTCGCAGCTTCTGATCTGGGAGAAAGACTTTTTATAAGAGTCAACGATTTGGATGAATATGCGTCAGGTGCAATTTACAGAGTCAGTGCAGGAACCGAAAAACGAGGGGATGAGGTTGTTGGTTCCCCCATTGAGGTCTATATTAAAGATGAGGGATTGCATGAAAATAATATTGTAAAGCCAAGAATGTATCTGAAAAATACGGGTGATGAACCTATCAGTGGTTTTACTGTTTGCTACTATTTTACTGCTGAAGAGGGGAATACACCTGTACTAGCAGATTATTACACTCCTTACAGTAATCTTTCTCTTACACATCTAGGGGGTAATGATTACAGAGTAGATTACAGTTACAGTGTAACTCTTGAGCCCGGCCAGATGTTACCGGATCAAAGTGGAAATGTGATTGGAATTCATTATGATAACTGGGCACCTATGAATAAGTTAAATGACTTTTCTAACCCAGGTTCATCTGAATTCATAAAAACAGATCGTATCGCTGTATTTTCCAATGATGGAGTACTTATTTCCGGAAGTTTTCCCTTGGAATAA